The Haloplanus salinarum genome includes a region encoding these proteins:
- the carB gene encoding carbamoyl-phosphate synthase large subunit → MTDEATVADTSATESENRTILLIGSGPIQIGQAAEFDYSGAQACRALQEEGARVVLVNSNPATIMTDPEMADRVYIEPITTEAIAEIIRQEQPDGVIAGLGGQTGLNVTAELAEEGVLDEHDVDIMGTPLDTIYATEDRDLFRKRMEKIGQPVPASTTIVLDDDESAEAMSEDALRDRVAAAVEEVGGLPVIARTTYTLGGSGSGVVDDMDKLVERVRKGLRLSRNDEVLITESIAGWVELEYEVMRDADDSTIIICNMENIDPMGIHTGESVVVTPSQVIPDEGHQEMRDAALEVIRELGIQGGCNIQFAWHDDGTPSGEYRVVEVNPRVSRSSALASKATGYPIARVTAKVALGKRLHEIENEITGETTAAFEPAIDYVVTKVPRWPIDKFDDVDFTLGPAMKSTGEAMSIGRTFEESLLKALRSSEYDPAVDWIDVDDETLEREYLERPSPDRPYAIFEAFDRGYTVEDVVGLTDIKEWYVERFKRVADSVAAAAEGDFTEAAVKGVTNAEIASTAGTDVGSVETSVPGRTYKQVDTCAGEFAAQTPYYYSSRKPEFVTGPFEGDAAAGELRVDRDVESVVVVGGGPIRIGQGVEFDYCSVHAIQALREEGIDAHVVNNNPETVSTDYDTSDGLFFEPITAEEVADVVEAADADGVMVQFGGQTSVNIGHPLEAELERRSLDCEILGTSVDAMDLAEDRDRFNRLMDERGIAQPEGGSATSESEAIELANDIGYPVLVRPSYVLGGRAMDVVYGDDELKEYIEEAVRVSPDKPILIDDFLEDAVELDVDAVADGEDVLIGGVMEHVESAGVHSGDSACMIPPQADEVRDVMDRVREVTLEIARELDTVGLLNVQLAVKDGTVYVLEANPRSSRTVPFVSKATGVPIAKLAAKVMAGDDLADLDVEERIPEQVSVKEVVLPFDRLEGSDPRLGPEMKSTGEVMGTAQHFGKAYEKAQSATGKAIPTEGTAVVDLSAEEFPAPDSEAGQALLDGFGDFFDVREFDDLRKAIRTGEVDVIVSRNREALEVAVEEDVTYFSTHASAKAVLEGLRHHDDPMDVQAISDRPKRRTEWGGE, encoded by the coding sequence ATGACCGACGAGGCCACCGTGGCGGACACCTCCGCCACCGAATCCGAGAACCGGACGATACTGTTGATCGGAAGCGGTCCGATCCAGATCGGACAGGCCGCCGAGTTCGACTACTCCGGCGCGCAGGCCTGCCGAGCCCTGCAGGAGGAGGGCGCTCGGGTCGTCCTCGTCAACTCGAACCCCGCGACGATCATGACGGACCCGGAGATGGCCGACCGGGTCTACATCGAACCCATCACGACCGAGGCCATCGCGGAGATCATCCGGCAGGAGCAGCCGGACGGCGTGATCGCCGGCCTCGGCGGGCAGACGGGGCTGAACGTCACCGCCGAACTCGCCGAGGAGGGCGTCCTCGACGAACACGACGTCGATATCATGGGGACCCCCCTCGACACCATCTACGCGACCGAGGACCGCGACCTCTTCCGCAAGCGCATGGAGAAGATCGGCCAGCCGGTGCCGGCCTCGACGACCATCGTCCTCGACGACGACGAGTCGGCCGAGGCGATGAGCGAGGACGCCCTCCGTGACCGGGTCGCGGCCGCCGTCGAGGAGGTCGGCGGCCTCCCCGTCATCGCCCGGACGACCTACACGCTCGGCGGGTCCGGATCGGGCGTCGTCGACGACATGGACAAGCTCGTCGAGCGGGTCCGGAAGGGGCTTCGCCTCTCGCGGAACGACGAGGTGCTCATCACGGAGTCCATCGCGGGCTGGGTCGAACTGGAGTACGAGGTGATGCGCGACGCCGACGACTCGACGATCATCATCTGCAACATGGAGAACATCGATCCGATGGGCATCCACACGGGCGAGTCGGTCGTCGTCACACCCTCGCAGGTGATCCCCGACGAGGGCCACCAGGAGATGCGCGACGCCGCGCTCGAAGTCATCCGCGAACTCGGCATCCAGGGCGGCTGTAACATCCAGTTCGCGTGGCACGACGACGGCACGCCGAGCGGCGAGTACCGCGTCGTCGAGGTGAACCCCCGCGTCTCCCGCTCCTCGGCGCTGGCCTCGAAGGCGACGGGCTACCCCATCGCCCGCGTCACCGCGAAGGTCGCGCTCGGCAAGCGCCTCCACGAGATCGAAAACGAGATCACCGGCGAGACGACGGCGGCGTTCGAACCCGCCATCGACTACGTGGTGACGAAGGTCCCGCGGTGGCCGATCGACAAGTTCGACGACGTGGACTTTACGCTCGGCCCGGCGATGAAGTCGACGGGCGAGGCGATGTCCATCGGCCGCACCTTCGAGGAGTCGCTGTTGAAGGCGCTTCGCTCCTCGGAGTACGACCCGGCGGTCGACTGGATCGACGTGGACGACGAGACCCTCGAACGCGAGTATCTGGAGCGCCCGAGCCCGGACCGGCCCTACGCCATCTTCGAGGCGTTCGACCGCGGCTACACCGTCGAGGACGTCGTCGGCCTGACCGACATCAAGGAGTGGTACGTCGAGCGGTTCAAGCGCGTCGCCGACTCGGTGGCGGCCGCCGCCGAGGGCGACTTCACCGAGGCCGCCGTCAAGGGCGTCACCAACGCCGAAATCGCCTCGACGGCCGGCACCGACGTCGGGAGCGTCGAGACGTCGGTCCCCGGGCGCACCTACAAGCAGGTCGACACCTGCGCCGGCGAGTTCGCGGCCCAGACGCCGTACTACTACTCCTCGCGCAAGCCGGAGTTCGTCACCGGGCCGTTCGAGGGCGACGCCGCGGCCGGCGAACTGCGCGTCGACCGCGACGTCGAGAGCGTCGTCGTCGTCGGTGGGGGCCCCATCCGCATCGGCCAGGGCGTGGAGTTCGACTACTGTTCGGTCCACGCCATCCAGGCGCTTCGCGAGGAGGGAATCGACGCCCACGTCGTCAACAACAACCCCGAGACGGTGTCGACGGACTACGACACCTCCGACGGCCTCTTCTTCGAACCCATCACCGCCGAGGAGGTCGCGGACGTGGTCGAGGCCGCCGACGCCGACGGCGTGATGGTACAGTTCGGCGGACAGACCTCGGTCAACATCGGCCACCCGCTGGAGGCGGAGCTGGAGCGCCGCAGCCTCGACTGTGAGATCCTCGGGACGAGCGTCGACGCCATGGACCTCGCGGAGGACCGCGACCGGTTCAACCGCCTGATGGACGAGCGCGGTATCGCCCAGCCGGAGGGGGGCTCCGCCACCAGCGAGAGCGAGGCGATCGAACTCGCCAACGACATCGGCTACCCCGTGCTGGTGCGCCCCTCCTACGTCCTGGGCGGGCGCGCGATGGACGTGGTCTACGGCGACGACGAACTGAAGGAGTACATCGAGGAGGCGGTTCGGGTCTCGCCCGACAAGCCGATCCTCATCGACGACTTCCTCGAGGACGCGGTCGAACTCGACGTCGACGCCGTCGCCGACGGCGAGGACGTGTTGATCGGCGGCGTGATGGAACACGTCGAGTCGGCGGGCGTCCACTCCGGCGACTCGGCGTGTATGATCCCGCCGCAGGCCGACGAGGTCCGCGACGTGATGGATCGGGTCCGCGAGGTAACCCTCGAAATCGCCCGCGAACTCGACACCGTGGGGCTGTTGAACGTCCAGCTCGCGGTCAAGGACGGCACGGTGTACGTCCTCGAGGCGAACCCGCGGTCCTCGCGGACGGTCCCCTTCGTCTCGAAGGCGACGGGCGTCCCCATCGCCAAGCTCGCGGCGAAGGTGATGGCCGGCGACGACCTCGCCGACCTCGACGTCGAGGAACGGATCCCCGAGCAGGTGAGCGTCAAGGAGGTCGTCCTGCCGTTCGACCGCCTGGAGGGGAGCGACCCCCGCTTGGGGCCGGAGATGAAATCGACCGGCGAGGTCATGGGCACGGCCCAGCACTTCGGCAAGGCCTACGAGAAGGCCCAGTCGGCGACGGGGAAGGCCATCCCGACCGAGGGGACCGCCGTGGTCGACCTCTCGGCCGAGGAGTTCCCCGCCCCCGACAGCGAGGCCGGTCAGGCCCTGCTCGATGGCTTCGGCGACTTCTTCGACGTGCGGGAGTTCGACGACCTCCGCAAGGCCATCCGCACGGGCGAGGTGGACGTGATCGTCTCGCGGAACCGCGAGGCCCTCGAAGTCGCCGTCGAGGAGGACGTGACCTACTTCTCGACGCACGCCTCCGCGAAGGCCGTACTGGAGGGGCTTCGCCACCACGACGACCCGATGGACGTGCAGGCAATCTCGGACCGTCCGAAGCGGCGGACGGAGTGGGGCGGCGAGTAG
- a CDS encoding succinate dehydrogenase → MAERYSSFRKGGRLWLWQRITAAFLIVVLAFHFFLLHFVHHADEVTFLMSANRMETWSYYSLMVLFLVTATFHGVNGVYNALINVGLSGTKRQVVKGVLVVASLLLLVQGFRTANAWAGIDLLPIL, encoded by the coding sequence ATGGCCGAGCGCTACTCGTCGTTCCGGAAGGGCGGCCGCCTGTGGCTCTGGCAGCGCATCACCGCCGCCTTCCTCATCGTGGTCCTCGCCTTCCATTTCTTCCTCCTCCATTTCGTCCACCACGCCGACGAGGTGACCTTCCTGATGAGCGCCAACCGGATGGAGACGTGGAGCTACTACTCGCTGATGGTCCTCTTTCTGGTGACCGCGACGTTCCACGGCGTCAACGGGGTCTACAACGCCCTGATCAACGTGGGGCTGTCGGGGACCAAACGGCAGGTCGTCAAGGGCGTCCTCGTCGTCGCGAGCCTCCTCCTCCTCGTACAGGGCTTCCGAACCGCGAACGCCTGGGCGGGCATCGACCTCCTCCCGATACTATGA
- a CDS encoding type IV pilin N-terminal domain-containing protein: protein MNFKELLTEDRAVSPVIGVILMVAITVILAAVIGTFVLGLGDQVSESAPQASMSFDFNIGADSGDYVNITHEGGETLDNSSISVDADSTLTYQSTPSQWSDTISAGDTGVFTGVSNGDTVRVIWTNPAGGSTNTIARATAPQ, encoded by the coding sequence ATGAACTTCAAAGAACTACTGACGGAGGATCGGGCGGTTAGTCCGGTCATCGGCGTCATCCTGATGGTGGCCATCACCGTCATCCTCGCCGCCGTCATCGGCACCTTCGTCCTCGGACTGGGCGACCAGGTCAGCGAGAGCGCACCGCAGGCGAGCATGAGCTTCGACTTCAACATCGGTGCTGACTCGGGAGACTACGTCAACATCACCCACGAGGGCGGTGAGACGCTCGACAATTCGAGTATAAGCGTCGACGCGGACAGCACACTGACGTACCAATCCACCCCCTCACAGTGGAGCGATACGATTTCCGCAGGAGACACTGGCGTCTTCACGGGAGTCAGTAACGGAGACACCGTCCGCGTCATCTGGACCAACCCGGCCGGCGGCTCCACGAACACCATCGCCCGCGCCACCGCACCGCAGTAA
- a CDS encoding DUF1405 domain-containing protein: MVSVSFDAGRYVEYYLGNAPSLSTLLVANGAAFLVGVSFYVNASPTSLADLPTFLYPLFADSPTALALVTLSLSTLLPLLGRRRVADAPTNTPLVYLHTFAFVWLVKYGLWTVVALNLHPEQYLGFAGAALWDYWGIVLTHLLFVVEALVIPYYGRTTDRALKAALAALLLNDVFDYALGYHPPLRYDPGVPLILATLLLSVGAVAAAHRLFDRPDDFDPLAPAGT, translated from the coding sequence ATGGTCTCGGTCTCGTTCGACGCCGGGCGATACGTGGAGTACTACCTCGGTAACGCGCCCAGCCTCTCGACGCTCCTGGTCGCCAACGGCGCCGCCTTCCTCGTCGGCGTCAGCTTCTACGTCAATGCCTCGCCGACCTCCCTCGCGGACCTCCCCACCTTCCTCTACCCGCTTTTCGCCGACTCCCCCACCGCGCTCGCACTCGTGACGCTCTCCCTTTCGACGCTCCTGCCGCTCCTCGGCCGCCGTCGCGTCGCCGACGCGCCGACGAACACGCCGCTCGTCTACCTCCACACCTTCGCGTTCGTCTGGCTCGTCAAGTACGGCCTCTGGACCGTCGTCGCCCTCAACCTCCACCCGGAACAGTATCTCGGCTTCGCCGGCGCCGCCCTCTGGGACTACTGGGGCATCGTCCTCACCCACCTGCTGTTCGTCGTCGAGGCGCTCGTGATCCCCTACTACGGCCGGACGACCGACCGGGCGCTGAAGGCCGCCCTCGCCGCCCTCCTCCTGAACGACGTCTTCGACTACGCGCTCGGCTACCACCCGCCGCTCCGGTACGACCCCGGGGTGCCGCTGATCCTCGCGACGCTCCTCCTCTCGGTGGGGGCCGTCGCCGCCGCGCACCGCCTGTTCGACCGACCCGACGACTTCGATCCGCTGGCGCCGGCCGGAACGTGA
- the sdhC gene encoding succinate dehydrogenase, cytochrome b556 subunit — protein MSQSYDRGLIEDFGRWREFSAGMWAWIFHKFTGWVLVGYLFTHVAVLSTALTSASADPATVAANQDLYTQTIRTLESLLVVRVLEVGLLAVAVFHILNGTRLLLVDLGIGLESQDRSFYASLILTGAIVVASVPTFLAGVSL, from the coding sequence ATGAGTCAGTCCTACGATCGGGGCCTCATCGAGGACTTCGGCCGGTGGCGGGAGTTCTCGGCGGGAATGTGGGCCTGGATCTTCCACAAGTTCACCGGGTGGGTGCTGGTCGGGTATCTGTTCACCCACGTCGCCGTGCTGAGTACGGCCCTTACGTCGGCGAGCGCCGATCCCGCGACGGTCGCGGCGAACCAGGACCTCTACACGCAGACGATCCGGACGCTGGAGAGCCTGCTGGTGGTCCGCGTTCTCGAGGTCGGACTGCTGGCGGTGGCGGTGTTCCACATCCTGAACGGGACGCGCCTCCTCCTGGTCGACCTCGGGATCGGTCTGGAGTCCCAGGATCGGAGCTTCTACGCGTCGCTGATCCTGACCGGCGCCATCGTCGTCGCGAGCGTCCCCACGTTCCTCGCGGGGGTGTCGCTCTGA
- a CDS encoding DUF5815 family protein, with protein sequence MTKPGVPGDTRTIDLPCGETVPVTEFDLGMREFECACGDAHAVVVDVHPPERFLPEFLVEVLRETVETTSEEMPEFDTPHLLGVVLEEFPARVATADLSEEGDVGYALLWVTDFDARRLHEIIVELVVELMEHAVSHAEDDATIEEFERRMLDFDVSTFVEQYRSERDLDADDVYV encoded by the coding sequence ATGACGAAACCGGGTGTCCCCGGCGACACACGTACGATCGACCTCCCCTGTGGGGAGACCGTGCCGGTCACGGAGTTCGACCTCGGGATGCGGGAGTTCGAGTGTGCCTGCGGCGACGCCCACGCCGTCGTGGTGGACGTCCACCCGCCGGAGCGGTTCCTGCCGGAGTTCCTGGTCGAGGTGTTGCGGGAGACGGTCGAGACGACCAGCGAGGAGATGCCGGAGTTCGACACCCCCCACCTCCTCGGTGTCGTCCTCGAGGAGTTCCCCGCCCGCGTGGCGACGGCGGACCTGAGCGAGGAGGGCGACGTGGGCTATGCCCTCCTGTGGGTGACGGACTTCGACGCGCGTCGCCTCCACGAGATCATCGTCGAACTCGTGGTGGAACTGATGGAACACGCGGTCAGTCATGCCGAGGACGACGCCACGATCGAGGAGTTTGAGCGACGGATGCTCGATTTCGACGTCTCGACGTTCGTCGAGCAGTACCGATCGGAGCGGGACCTGGACGCCGACGACGTATACGTGTGA
- a CDS encoding succinylglutamate desuccinylase/aspartoacylase family protein codes for MTADAAFTYDGGKVAPGERQNLRYRVSETYLGDPVRIPVTVINGERPGPTLYLSAAAHGDELNGIAVVRSVAYDWDLTDLAGTVVCLPVLNVPGFLTQQRYLPIYDRDLNRSFPGDPTSTSAKRMAHSIFRNFVEPCDLGIDFHTSTRGRTNTLHVRADVDRPAVSRLAHAFGASVVVDGEGSDGTLRGEATRAGVPTITVEMGEAHRFERSLIDEALAGVRSVFAEYGLDERGRVRWPGWRTVVTEKTWIRADAGGIVDMHYDRGEAVREGERVCTVTDPFKADGTPIRAPFTGVLLGVLENPVVYPGNPICHLAELDDSTARIVERRAADR; via the coding sequence ATGACTGCGGACGCGGCCTTCACGTACGACGGCGGGAAGGTCGCCCCCGGGGAGCGACAGAACCTCCGGTATCGAGTCAGCGAGACGTATCTCGGCGACCCGGTACGCATCCCGGTCACCGTGATCAACGGGGAGCGGCCGGGGCCGACGCTGTATCTCTCGGCGGCCGCCCACGGCGACGAACTCAACGGCATCGCGGTGGTGCGGTCGGTGGCCTACGACTGGGACCTGACGGACCTGGCGGGGACCGTCGTCTGTCTCCCCGTGTTGAACGTCCCCGGCTTTCTCACCCAGCAGCGGTATCTACCGATCTACGACCGCGACCTGAACCGATCGTTCCCGGGCGATCCGACCTCGACGAGCGCCAAGCGGATGGCCCACTCCATCTTCCGGAACTTCGTGGAGCCGTGTGATCTGGGCATCGACTTCCACACCTCGACGCGGGGGCGGACCAACACCCTCCACGTGCGCGCCGACGTGGACCGCCCGGCGGTGTCTCGGCTGGCACACGCGTTCGGGGCGAGCGTCGTCGTCGACGGCGAGGGGAGCGATGGGACCCTCCGCGGGGAGGCCACGCGCGCGGGCGTTCCCACGATCACGGTGGAGATGGGCGAGGCCCACCGGTTCGAGCGGTCGCTCATCGACGAGGCCCTCGCGGGCGTCCGAAGCGTCTTCGCCGAGTACGGTCTCGACGAACGGGGTCGGGTTCGGTGGCCGGGGTGGCGGACGGTGGTGACCGAGAAGACGTGGATCCGGGCCGACGCCGGCGGCATCGTCGACATGCATTACGACCGCGGGGAGGCGGTGCGAGAGGGCGAACGGGTCTGTACGGTCACCGATCCGTTCAAAGCCGACGGGACGCCGATCCGGGCGCCGTTCACCGGGGTGTTGCTCGGGGTGCTGGAGAACCCGGTCGTCTACCCCGGCAACCCGATCTGCCACCTGGCCGAACTCGACGATTCGACGGCGCGGATCGTCGAGCGACGAGCGGCGGATCGATGA
- a CDS encoding succinate dehydrogenase/fumarate reductase iron-sulfur subunit, with translation MSTQRPETETETESAETDAEAAEGTPKERRLDEKRRRAEERERKRVEEAERVAADAERYHLKVFRYDPEVAGKQEPRFDDFHVPYETGMTVLDALIYARDEFDASLTFRHSCRQAICGSDALFINGRQRLGCQTQLSDLDQPVRIEPLPHQEVVKDLVVDMEHFYDQMESVEPYFQTTDRPDGELEEQRQSRENREKIKTSTRCIWCGACMSSCNIAAGDNEYLGPAAINKAYRFAMDEREGEEMKQRRLEIVEEEHGVWRCQTQFSCTEVCPKDIPLTEHIQELKREAVKSNLKFW, from the coding sequence ATGAGCACGCAACGACCCGAGACCGAGACCGAGACGGAGAGCGCGGAAACCGACGCCGAGGCGGCCGAGGGGACGCCGAAGGAGCGGCGCCTCGACGAGAAGCGCCGCCGCGCCGAGGAACGCGAGCGAAAGCGAGTCGAGGAGGCCGAACGCGTCGCGGCCGACGCGGAGCGATACCACCTGAAGGTGTTCCGCTACGATCCGGAGGTGGCGGGCAAACAGGAGCCACGCTTCGACGACTTCCACGTCCCCTACGAGACGGGAATGACGGTGCTGGACGCGCTCATCTACGCCCGCGACGAGTTCGACGCCAGTCTCACCTTCCGACACTCCTGTCGGCAGGCGATCTGTGGCTCGGACGCGCTGTTCATCAACGGCCGCCAGCGCCTCGGCTGTCAGACCCAGCTCTCTGATCTCGATCAGCCGGTGCGGATCGAACCGCTCCCCCACCAAGAGGTGGTGAAGGATCTGGTCGTGGACATGGAACATTTCTACGACCAGATGGAGTCGGTCGAGCCGTACTTCCAGACGACCGACCGACCGGACGGCGAACTGGAGGAACAACGCCAGAGCCGGGAGAACCGCGAGAAGATCAAGACCTCGACCCGGTGTATCTGGTGTGGGGCCTGCATGTCCTCCTGTAACATCGCGGCGGGCGACAACGAGTATCTCGGCCCGGCGGCGATCAACAAGGCCTACCGCTTTGCCATGGACGAGCGGGAGGGCGAGGAGATGAAACAGCGTCGGCTGGAGATCGTCGAGGAGGAACACGGCGTCTGGCGGTGTCAGACGCAGTTCTCCTGTACCGAGGTGTGTCCGAAGGATATCCCCCTGACCGAACACATCCAGGAGCTGAAACGCGAGGCAGTCAAGAGCAACCTGAAGTTTTGGTAA
- a CDS encoding type IV pilin N-terminal domain-containing protein, with product MNFKELLAEDRAVSPVIGVILMVAITVILAAVIGTFVLGLGDQVSDNAPQASFSFDFSATGDFDGGTDDYVNITHEGGETLDNSTISVDGDGTTTLALNDSGGWGDGTIQAGDQASYNGVDAGETIRVVWTNPNGGSTNTIARSTAPQ from the coding sequence ATGAACTTCAAAGAACTACTGGCGGAGGATCGGGCGGTCAGCCCGGTCATCGGCGTGATTCTGATGGTCGCGATCACCGTCATCCTCGCCGCCGTCATCGGCACCTTCGTCCTCGGACTGGGCGACCAGGTCAGCGACAACGCACCGCAAGCCAGCTTCAGTTTCGACTTCTCGGCGACAGGCGATTTCGACGGCGGGACCGACGACTACGTGAACATCACCCACGAGGGTGGTGAGACGCTGGACAACAGTACGATCAGCGTCGACGGCGACGGAACCACCACACTCGCGCTCAACGATTCGGGCGGCTGGGGCGACGGAACGATCCAGGCCGGCGACCAAGCCTCGTACAACGGCGTCGACGCCGGCGAGACGATCCGCGTCGTCTGGACCAACCCCAACGGCGGCAGCACGAACACCATCGCGCGCTCGACCGCACCGCAGTAA
- a CDS encoding FAD-binding protein — MYEYDVIVVGAGGAGLRAAIAAQEAGADVAMVTKLHPVRSHTGAAEGGINAALREGDDWELHAYDTMKGADYLADAPAAEALTQESPEEVIQLEHWGMAFSRDDDGRVSQRPFGGLSFPRTTYAGAETGHHLLHTLYEQVVKRGIDVFDEWYVLNLAVSDEERPEDRTCHGVVAYETATGNVEAFTARDGVILATGGLGQVYDHTTNAVANTGDGVAMAYRAGVPAEDMEMIQFHPTTLPSTGVLISEGVRGEGGILYNDEGERFMFEHGYAKNDGELASRDVVSRAELTEVNEGRGIEDEYVHLDMRHLGEERILDRLENILHLAEDFEGVDGLEEPMPVKPGQHYAMGGIETDEFGRTCVDGLYAVGECACASVHGSNRLGGNALPELIVFGKRAGRHAGGEDLGDPRIPVGRTGEVEPGDVETPVELGEPWGAAAVADGGAAAEAAEAVVERTLERERERIDRLLERDEGTQHADIRAAVQRTMTENVNVFREESALKEALVDIHAARQRYRDVYVADPSSTYNTDLIQTIETRNLLDIAEMITVGALAREEFRGAHWRKQYQERRDDEWLKHTMVSWSDGSPELWYKPVVLEGEAGAYEPKERSY; from the coding sequence ATGTACGAATACGACGTCATCGTGGTCGGCGCGGGCGGGGCGGGCCTGCGCGCGGCCATCGCGGCACAGGAAGCGGGCGCGGACGTGGCGATGGTCACGAAACTCCACCCCGTCCGGAGTCACACGGGCGCAGCGGAAGGCGGGATCAACGCCGCGCTCCGCGAGGGCGACGACTGGGAGCTCCACGCCTACGACACGATGAAGGGCGCGGACTACCTGGCCGACGCGCCGGCGGCGGAGGCGCTGACCCAAGAGAGCCCCGAGGAGGTCATCCAACTCGAACACTGGGGGATGGCGTTCTCCCGTGACGACGACGGGCGCGTCTCCCAGCGTCCCTTCGGCGGCCTGTCGTTCCCGCGGACGACCTACGCGGGCGCGGAGACGGGCCATCACCTCCTGCATACGCTGTACGAGCAGGTGGTGAAACGCGGCATCGACGTCTTCGACGAGTGGTACGTGCTGAACCTCGCCGTCTCGGACGAGGAGCGCCCCGAGGACCGGACCTGCCACGGCGTCGTGGCCTACGAGACGGCGACGGGGAACGTGGAGGCCTTCACCGCCCGAGACGGCGTGATCCTCGCCACCGGCGGCCTGGGCCAGGTGTACGACCACACCACGAACGCGGTGGCCAACACCGGCGACGGAGTGGCGATGGCCTACCGCGCCGGCGTCCCTGCCGAGGACATGGAGATGATCCAGTTCCACCCGACGACGCTCCCCTCGACGGGCGTCCTGATTTCGGAGGGCGTCCGCGGCGAGGGCGGTATCCTCTACAACGACGAGGGCGAGCGGTTCATGTTCGAACACGGGTACGCCAAAAACGACGGCGAACTCGCCTCCCGGGACGTCGTCTCCCGCGCCGAGCTGACCGAGGTCAACGAGGGTCGCGGCATCGAGGACGAGTACGTCCACCTCGACATGCGCCACCTCGGCGAGGAGCGCATCCTCGACCGCCTGGAGAACATCCTCCACCTCGCGGAGGACTTCGAGGGCGTCGACGGGCTGGAGGAACCGATGCCGGTCAAGCCCGGGCAACACTACGCCATGGGCGGTATCGAGACGGACGAGTTCGGGCGGACCTGCGTCGACGGGCTCTACGCCGTCGGCGAGTGTGCCTGTGCGAGCGTCCACGGGTCGAACCGTCTGGGCGGGAACGCCCTGCCGGAGTTGATCGTCTTCGGCAAGCGGGCGGGACGACACGCCGGCGGCGAGGACCTGGGCGACCCACGCATCCCCGTCGGTCGGACCGGCGAGGTCGAACCGGGTGACGTCGAGACGCCGGTCGAACTCGGCGAGCCCTGGGGCGCGGCCGCCGTCGCCGACGGCGGCGCGGCCGCCGAGGCGGCCGAGGCCGTCGTCGAACGGACGCTCGAACGCGAGCGCGAGCGGATCGACCGCCTCCTCGAACGCGACGAGGGGACCCAACACGCGGACATCCGCGCGGCGGTCCAGCGGACGATGACCGAGAACGTCAACGTCTTCCGCGAGGAGAGCGCGCTGAAGGAAGCGCTGGTCGACATCCACGCCGCGCGCCAGCGCTACCGCGACGTCTACGTCGCGGATCCGTCGAGCACCTACAACACGGACCTGATCCAGACTATCGAGACGCGCAACCTGCTCGACATCGCCGAGATGATCACCGTGGGCGCGCTCGCCCGCGAGGAGTTCCGTGGTGCTCACTGGCGCAAGCAGTACCAGGAGCGCCGCGACGACGAGTGGCTCAAACACACGATGGTCTCGTGGTCGGACGGCTCGCCCGAACTCTGGTACAAGCCGGTCGTCCTGGAGGGCGAGGCGGGCGCCTACGAGCCGAAAGAGCGGAGCTACTGA